From the genome of Scleropages formosus chromosome 22, fSclFor1.1, whole genome shotgun sequence:
ATGCTTCTTTCTTGTTCTCTTTCTGCCAGGTGAATGAAACTGTTGAAGATGGACTTAAAAATATGATATCTCAATACAACAGGAGTACCGATGCTTTCCGAAAAGCAGTGGATAAAATGCAGCAGCATGTGAGTATGACCGTGAGACTTCTGGAGTGCTAATGATTGTTATTCCacaatgtaaatacagatgaatattaaaaaaaagtttaagaagCTACTGTGTCATGGTCCTTACCGGAAGTAGGGGGTCGGACACAATTGCAGAGCACCGGACTTCATTGAGGGGAATCCAAGAATCGTGGTCTCAAGACAGGCAAGGTCGTTGATGTGCGAACGTGGTTATAGGGATTATCTAAAAGTCATCGTCGAGAAACAGGCAATAGTCAGAACACACTAAGCAATGAAGGGGAGGTCAGGAGTTAGGCGAAAGAACGGGGGCGATGATGGGAGAACAAGGGAGGTGAGCAAGAGAGCACACAGTAGCGAGTAGTATGGCTGAACGAGGTTCTGCAGTTGCTTCTCCTCTTCTGTAGCCTTTTATGCATCTCCCCTTGCGGTGCCCCCAGGTGTTCTTCGTTGTGTCGATGGCGTGGGCGTGGCATACTGTGTACATGTCAAAATGGAGAACCTCATATGAACTGGAAACATTTTCCCCCTCAaatttttggtgtttattttcCACCCCACTTCCATTAGCTACTTGTCCCAAATAACTGTGTCCATCGTTTCTTCTCTCTGCAGCTGAAGTGTTGTGGGGCGAATTCTTCCACTGACTGGGCCAACCACACATTAGATCATCAGTCAGTTCCAGATTCCTGCTGCAAGAACCTGACTTCCCACTGTGGCTCTCATGCCCTGTACGATGGCAGCAAGGTCTACCAGATGGTCAGACTTGTgtctgttttactcatttatatatattcttttatccaaagcaacatgaaagcatgttacatttctgtgtattttctgaccatgaaatccatccatctaatttcaataactgctttttctGAGCAGGCTATCCTAGAAGCATTGGGttcaaggctgagggggggtgTGGAATACGCAGGCATACCTTACTTTTAGTGTCACTGTCTTCCATACAGGGGTGCATTTCTGCTTTAGAAGGCCTGCTGAAGAGGAATATGCTGGTGGTGGTCTGTGTATTTCTGCTGACTGCTCTTGTACAGGTAGGGGAATGCAGAGACAGCATATTTACTAACTTTCATTCATGGATTCCTGAAAGCATGCTGCTTAGCACACGGATGTAAACTGTCCAACACAGGTCATCACTGTATACATACGATACATCACACTTGTGTATTTCAGGTGCTGGGTGTTGTGTACGCCTGTGTGCTGATATGCAGCATTCGCAAAGGATATGAAAGCCTGTGACCAAACTGCCACGCTTATTGACGAGAGAAATCACCAAGGGAAATCACAGAGCATTATACAGAATATGTGATAATGAATTAGTGGATTCTGTTTTagtttttaccctgaattatgcTCAATTTTCAAACTGTTAAATAGAAAAGCAGATATCTAGCATCTGCACACAACATAAGGGTTCACTATCTGTGatcaaaaaacatgaaaataatttttgcaatatatgcactgtaaaaaaaaaaggcaatggaAATTCAGCAAGTGAAAATTTCACACCCATAGAGTATGCTTCCTACCTAACATGCACAATACCaattgaaatacaaaaatgctGAAGGGttgtacaaaatacaattaattctagtattttatgttttcaacTATTCATCAGGTACTgtatagaaaacaaaaaatgggcTAAGTTATAAAACAAAGagtgggtagcatagtggttagagctactacctttggagccaaaggttataggtttgatttccagctgtagtatccttcagctaggtacttattctaaattgtgtcagtaaaattacccagctgtgtaaataattacaagtacctcaacactgtaagtcatttttctgtgagatgtatgtcactttagagaaaagcatccgctaaatgaataaatgtaaaagacgGAATTAAGATGGTAGTATCGCAGATTTTTACATGGTCATAAAAATCTATGTAAAAGCTCATATTTCAGAATGAATTcccaacaaataaatgtgtaaatgtaacaaaatatgATGCTCTTGTCTTTGACAGCTTATCTTATTTTACTGTTACGTATTTATCATCTGGTTGAAATCACTTCACTTGTATAATCTtactttattttgtaataattttaataaactgcaCAATTTCTTCTCCCATTTCCTAATAACCATGgcacaaaaatacatatttagcaatacttgaaatgtaaaaacattcatatgtttattttcaaatttattataGATATGACACATAAATGAGGATACAAAAGCCTATTAAAACTACAAGTTTAGTGTTGCTAGCAGAAGGACAAGTTACATTCCAGTAACTAACAGCTATGTGTGAAGATGGTGCCACCTAGAGCTCCTCCTCTCAATAGCAGCCTTTGCAATATGGTTCTTCATCACCAAAACTGTTGGTTCTCATGCaccttttttcatatatatgtatatttaaaaaaaaaaaaaaaactttattccTGATGACATACATCTCCAatttaaagaacagaacaaTCAATTCTGAAATGGGTTTTTATTAAACCAGCATATAAAGTTTCAGTTACATAATATCACAAAATAATGTTGAATAACTGCAGAATTATACATCTTGAGACAAACAAGAAAttagctgtgtgtgtatatatatatatatatatatatatgtatacgcacacacacacagatatatatatacatacatacatacatacatacatacatatataattagGAGCCTCTTTGTATCTCGCACCATGCCGGCCCATTTTCAGGTGATATGTGTGTTGAGGTGGCGCAGAAACTCCCCCATGGTGGTGCTGCTCCCTGGGAAGACCGCATGGCAGAACTCACACACCTGGGAGTGCAGCGCTGCCTCAGACATCAGAAAGCCGCCAGCTTGACTCAGCATCTCGCTATTCAAAAAGGAGCTGTTCATCCAGGGCCCCTGGGTAGGCAGCGGCAGCTGGGGAGCCaaagaagcagaagaggagGGTAAAAGTGAGGGAGAGTAGTGGCTAAAGAACACTAACGGCAACAGGTGACATAAAAGGGAAGCGACACCAAAAGAACTGAGAGCaactggtagtgttgtggttaaaAACACAGAACTCAAAAAGATGCTTAGAATTGTTAGCGGTTGTATGAACTGTCCAGTGAAATGTCCTGTATAAACTGTATAGATAGGTAAGACtgctggataaaagtgtcacctaaGCTAAGAAATACTGTGATAAacaggtgtcccatccagggtgttccaactggccttgcgccttgtgtctCATCCTGGCTTGAACAAACAATTcacaaaagtgagtgagtgagtgagcaaaGAAACGATACTGAATTAAACTAGAAATACTGgacaaaatttgaaaatgaaattcagaACAAGACTCAAAAGAAAGCTTATTGATGTGATATTCCCTAAGAACATTACCTTACGATCTTGTGCTGTTGCATGATTGCCCACAGCCCCCAAATCATTCATCCCTCCCATAGCTCTGTGCTCCTGTCTCAAATGCTGTTCTGCTCGCAGAAGGTCAACCAAACCCCCAGGGGACACTCTGTTAGCCCCAAAAGGTACAAAAGGGTCTTGGCCGTCCACCCTGTGACCCTTGGTTTCTCTGTTGTCAGGTGCTCTGGCAGCATGCAGTTGCAGTCTGTTCAAACTGTCAGCCAGGTGGCACGTATTGTTGTCACTTCCTCTTTTGGCGACATTTATATTGCGGGCAGCGGCGGGAAGCAGCTTGTTTGCTTGGACACTGGGTCCATTAGGAGCAGATTTGTGCTCCTTCTCTGAGCACTGGTTAAGGTTAGGCAT
Proteins encoded in this window:
- the LOC108918366 gene encoding CD63 antigen-like, whose amino-acid sequence is MALQGGAKWIKYLLILFSFFFWLCGAGLISLGVLVRMAMKDTLSVHSTSILAAPIILIVAGVIIFFTAYFGCCGSWKEHRCLITTFAVLLSFIILSEIGAAVAGYVLRGKVNETVEDGLKNMISQYNRSTDAFRKAVDKMQQHLKCCGANSSTDWANHTLDHQSVPDSCCKNLTSHCGSHALYDGSKVYQMGCISALEGLLKRNMLVVVCVFLLTALVQVLGVVYACVLICSIRKGYESL
- the LOC108918438 gene encoding uncharacterized protein LOC108918438, which encodes MEEAYAELYREFLHLRSICMKQAALLGQLMETVKRLQGMHMDATMPNLNQCSEKEHKSAPNGPSVQANKLLPAAARNINVAKRGSDNNTCHLADSLNRLQLHAARAPDNRETKGHRVDGQDPFVPFGANRVSPGGLVDLLRAEQHLRQEHRAMGGMNDLGAVGNHATAQDRKLPLPTQGPWMNSSFLNSEMLSQAGGFLMSEAALHSQVCEFCHAVFPGSSTTMGEFLRHLNTHIT